In the Leptospira selangorensis genome, one interval contains:
- the kdpA gene encoding potassium-transporting ATPase subunit KdpA, with translation MNGNDSIFFFLYFAVLFLLSPFLGIYIADVLKGKVSKQFRFFSRSESFLYKISGIKEDQNSDWKGYLFDICIFTLLALAAVVLGLHFQNLLPGNPEGKSGLSWDLAWNTSVSFVTNTNWQAYSGEVSLSYFSQMLLLGVQNFVSAGVGIAVLAAMARGMSSKPGEYPSGIGNFYVDLTRSILYILLPISLLVSFILVSQGVVMDFSKYVDAIGIEGHSFKIPLGPAASQIAIKQLGTNGGGFFGVNSAHPFENPTVFSSWIQCILILLLPGALPFAYGRWVGSWKAGLSIFFGMTLLFVLSLSISLWSESNFAGNWEGKETRFGVAQSILWGMATTAASNGSVNAMHDSFSPLSGGLAIWNILLGEVVFGGVGVGLIGMLFYVVLTVFIAGLMVGRTPEYLGKKIEAKEVKLALIGVLVPGLCILLFTAFSLLYESALSSRTNLGPHGLTEILYSFASASGNNGSAFAGLNVNTPFYNLTLSFCMLVGRFAVIVPALGLGGALLGKKIAPKGDGTFSTESPLFVLLLLSVIFLVGALTFLPVLVLGPVSEHILLHSGSKF, from the coding sequence ATGAACGGAAACGACTCGATCTTCTTCTTTTTATATTTTGCGGTTTTATTTCTTCTCTCTCCCTTTTTAGGAATTTATATAGCGGACGTTCTCAAGGGAAAAGTTTCCAAACAATTTAGATTCTTTTCCAGATCGGAGTCTTTTCTATATAAGATTTCCGGAATAAAGGAAGATCAAAATTCGGATTGGAAAGGATATCTTTTTGATATCTGTATTTTTACCCTTTTGGCTTTGGCTGCAGTAGTTTTAGGCCTTCATTTTCAGAATCTTCTTCCTGGAAACCCGGAAGGTAAGTCAGGACTTTCTTGGGATCTGGCTTGGAATACTTCCGTAAGTTTTGTGACGAATACGAATTGGCAGGCTTATTCTGGCGAGGTTTCTCTTTCTTATTTTAGCCAAATGTTACTTTTAGGAGTACAGAATTTTGTAAGCGCCGGGGTCGGGATTGCTGTGCTTGCGGCTATGGCAAGGGGAATGAGCTCTAAGCCGGGCGAATATCCATCCGGGATCGGTAACTTCTATGTTGATCTGACAAGAAGTATATTATATATTCTTTTACCAATTTCACTCTTGGTCTCATTCATTTTGGTTTCCCAAGGTGTAGTCATGGATTTTTCCAAATATGTGGATGCTATTGGGATCGAAGGTCATTCTTTTAAAATACCTCTTGGGCCCGCTGCTTCTCAAATTGCGATCAAACAATTAGGGACGAACGGGGGTGGATTTTTCGGAGTAAATTCTGCTCACCCTTTTGAGAATCCTACCGTATTTTCCAGCTGGATTCAATGTATTTTGATCTTACTTCTTCCTGGGGCATTACCTTTTGCTTATGGAAGATGGGTGGGTTCTTGGAAAGCAGGTCTATCTATCTTTTTCGGAATGACTCTTCTTTTTGTCCTAAGCCTTTCTATATCTCTTTGGTCGGAAAGTAATTTCGCCGGGAATTGGGAAGGGAAAGAAACCAGATTCGGAGTGGCCCAAAGTATCCTTTGGGGAATGGCGACCACGGCGGCTTCTAACGGTTCAGTCAACGCAATGCATGATAGCTTTTCTCCTCTTTCCGGAGGGTTAGCTATTTGGAATATTCTTCTGGGAGAAGTTGTATTCGGTGGTGTGGGGGTTGGGCTTATAGGAATGTTATTCTATGTTGTCCTTACGGTATTTATCGCGGGACTTATGGTAGGAAGGACGCCGGAATATTTAGGTAAGAAGATAGAAGCAAAGGAAGTAAAACTCGCACTTATCGGAGTGTTGGTTCCCGGGCTTTGTATTCTTTTGTTCACTGCATTTTCTCTTCTCTATGAATCGGCTCTTTCTTCTAGAACAAATTTGGGACCTCATGGTCTGACTGAAATTTTATATTCATTTGCTTCCGCTTCCGGGAATAACGGATCTGCGTTCGCCGGTTTGAATGTGAACACTCCATTTTATAATCTTACTCTTTCATTCTGTATGCTTGTTGGAAGATTTGCAGTGATCGTTCCTGCTCTAGGGTTAGGTGGTGCTTTATTGGGGAAAAAGATCGCTCCAAAGGGAGATGGTACGTTCTCGACGGAAAGTCCTCTGTTTGTGTTACTTCTTCTTTCCGTGATCTTTTTGGTAGGAGCTCTAACATTCCTGCCCGTTTTGGTTTTGGGACCGGTGAGTGAACATATTCTTTTACATTCCGGTTCTAAGTTTTAG
- the kdpB gene encoding potassium-transporting ATPase subunit KdpB — protein sequence MKNKNASFSQDPKFFLKPILDSFVKLDPRVQWKNPVMFIVYIGAILSSYDLIFHPVNLSFGLQISIWLWATVLFANFAEALAEGRGKAKAESLKKTRKESKANKLNGGSVIIVPSSELRTGDKVVCQAGDQIPGDGEVVEGIASVDESAITGESAPVIRESGGDRSAVTGGTKVLSDKIIVQITTDPGKTFIDKMISLVEGASRQKTPNEIALSILLSALSLVFLVAITSLVPAVFYSQREGGGNLGLSGSFPALVGLLVCLIPTTIGGLLSAIGISGMDRLMRRNVIAKSGRAIEAAGDIDVLLLDKTGTITLGNRMATRFVPAPGIVEKKIADAAQLASLSDETPEGRSIVVLAKEKFDLRGRNLSELGGKFVPFTAKSKMSGVDFDPDAEGKTRPAIRKGASDSIRNYIAGLGGEYPKEISDIVDEIAREGGTPLVVSEGREILGVIHLKDIVKGGIKERFARLRQMGIRTVMITGDNPLTAAAIAAEAGVDDFIAEATPETKLKRIREEQSGGKLVAMIGDGTNDAPALAQADVGVAMNTGTQTAREAGNMIDLDSNPTKLIEIVEIGKQLLMTRGSLTTFSIANDVSKYFVILPAMFAGLFPIGGIGALSILNILGFASPESAVLSAVIFNALILVFLVPLALKGVSYKPAGADSVLARNVFIYGFGGLILPFFGIKGIDLILSFTTRVFA from the coding sequence ATGAAAAACAAAAATGCTTCTTTTTCCCAAGATCCAAAGTTTTTTCTAAAACCAATTTTGGATTCTTTCGTAAAATTGGATCCAAGAGTTCAATGGAAAAATCCTGTCATGTTCATCGTTTATATAGGAGCAATATTAAGTTCTTATGATCTGATTTTTCATCCTGTAAATTTGAGTTTTGGTCTGCAAATTTCTATCTGGTTATGGGCGACCGTTCTGTTTGCAAATTTTGCGGAGGCGCTGGCAGAAGGTAGGGGAAAGGCAAAGGCTGAATCCTTGAAAAAAACAAGAAAGGAATCCAAGGCAAATAAACTAAACGGAGGTTCTGTTATTATAGTTCCTTCTTCCGAATTAAGGACCGGAGACAAGGTGGTTTGTCAGGCAGGTGATCAGATCCCTGGTGACGGCGAGGTGGTAGAAGGTATCGCTTCTGTAGATGAGTCCGCGATTACAGGGGAATCTGCGCCTGTGATCAGAGAATCCGGTGGAGATAGATCTGCAGTCACCGGAGGTACAAAAGTTTTAAGTGATAAAATTATTGTCCAGATCACAACGGATCCCGGAAAAACCTTTATAGATAAGATGATCTCACTTGTGGAAGGAGCTTCTAGGCAGAAAACTCCGAATGAGATCGCACTCTCCATTCTTCTTTCCGCATTATCTTTGGTATTCTTGGTTGCGATTACTTCTCTTGTTCCCGCCGTATTCTATAGCCAAAGAGAAGGTGGGGGAAATTTAGGACTCTCCGGTTCCTTTCCTGCGTTAGTTGGTCTTTTGGTGTGTTTGATCCCTACTACGATCGGCGGACTTCTGTCTGCGATAGGTATCAGCGGTATGGACAGGTTAATGAGAAGGAATGTAATCGCTAAATCGGGTAGGGCAATAGAAGCAGCCGGAGATATTGACGTTCTTTTATTGGATAAAACAGGGACAATTACCTTGGGAAATAGAATGGCGACCCGATTTGTTCCTGCTCCGGGTATTGTAGAAAAGAAAATAGCGGATGCAGCACAACTTGCTTCTCTCTCGGACGAAACACCGGAAGGGAGATCCATTGTAGTATTAGCGAAAGAAAAATTCGATCTAAGAGGAAGGAACTTATCAGAGTTAGGCGGTAAATTTGTTCCGTTCACCGCTAAAAGTAAAATGAGCGGTGTGGACTTCGATCCTGATGCGGAGGGAAAAACAAGACCAGCAATCAGAAAGGGGGCCTCTGACTCCATCCGAAATTATATTGCAGGTTTAGGCGGAGAATATCCAAAAGAAATTTCTGACATAGTAGATGAGATCGCAAGAGAAGGAGGAACTCCTTTAGTAGTCTCGGAAGGAAGAGAAATTTTAGGAGTCATTCATTTAAAAGACATCGTAAAAGGTGGGATTAAAGAAAGATTCGCAAGGTTAAGACAGATGGGGATTCGGACAGTAATGATCACTGGTGATAATCCTTTAACTGCCGCAGCTATCGCTGCAGAAGCTGGAGTGGATGATTTTATCGCAGAAGCAACTCCGGAAACAAAACTAAAACGTATCCGTGAAGAACAGTCGGGCGGAAAACTTGTAGCGATGATAGGTGACGGAACAAATGACGCGCCTGCTTTAGCCCAAGCGGATGTAGGTGTTGCAATGAATACCGGAACCCAAACTGCAAGAGAGGCGGGGAATATGATCGATCTGGATAGTAATCCTACCAAACTCATAGAAATTGTGGAAATCGGAAAACAACTTCTGATGACAAGAGGTTCTTTGACCACCTTTAGTATCGCAAATGACGTATCTAAATATTTCGTGATCCTGCCTGCTATGTTTGCGGGATTATTTCCGATCGGTGGAATAGGAGCTTTATCTATTTTGAATATTCTAGGTTTTGCAAGTCCTGAATCTGCAGTTTTAAGTGCGGTGATCTTTAATGCTTTGATCCTGGTGTTTTTGGTTCCGCTTGCATTAAAAGGTGTGAGTTATAAGCCTGCAGGTGCGGATTCAGTTCTGGCTCGAAACGTATTTATCTACGGTTTTGGTGGACTGATCCTGCCGTTTTTCGGGATAAAAGGAATAGATCTGATTTTAAGTTTTACTACAAGGGTTTTCGCATGA
- the kdpC gene encoding potassium-transporting ATPase subunit KdpC: MIRAILQLGLWTFVCGIFYPVLVYGFAKFSFPKVSSGSLVEMDGKVIGSELLSQSFESPEYFHSRPSAVGYDPSSSGASNFGPTNSQLSKKVEERRYYWVTRGGTEPVPSELLYSSGSGLDPHLSPEAVKYQIPLIAKTKGIPEDILVQLVEESIEPPELGLFGSSKINILKLNLKLRSVYIEKNIQKK, from the coding sequence ATGATAAGAGCAATTTTACAATTAGGGCTTTGGACTTTTGTATGCGGGATCTTTTATCCGGTTCTTGTATATGGATTTGCTAAGTTTTCTTTTCCAAAAGTAAGTTCAGGATCTTTGGTTGAAATGGACGGAAAGGTAATCGGTTCTGAATTACTCTCCCAGTCTTTCGAATCACCTGAATATTTTCATTCTAGACCTTCTGCCGTTGGATACGATCCTTCTTCTTCCGGTGCTTCTAATTTTGGCCCTACTAATTCTCAACTTTCTAAAAAGGTCGAGGAAAGAAGATATTACTGGGTTACAAGAGGCGGGACCGAGCCTGTACCTTCCGAACTTTTGTATTCTTCCGGAAGCGGGTTGGATCCTCATTTGAGTCCGGAGGCAGTGAAATATCAAATTCCGTTAATAGCGAAAACAAAAGGAATCCCAGAGGATATATTGGTCCAATTGGTAGAAGAATCCATAGAACCTCCTGAATTGGGATTATTCGGCTCTTCTAAGATCAATATTTTAAAATTGAATCTGAAATTGAGATCTGTTTATATAGAAAAGAATATTCAGAAAAAATAA
- a CDS encoding sensor histidine kinase — protein sequence MRPAEENRPDPDELLSRIGGEGAKTRGKLKIFFGMAAGVGKTFEMLRDAQKAKSEGIDVWIGYLETHNRKETEAQAEGLSIIPRKRSKYKSVDLEEMDLDTILEKKPDLVLIDELAHTNVPGSRHPKRYQDVLEILGQGINVYSTLNVQHLESRAGIVEEISGAPVSERVPDSILEIADEVELIDLVPDDLIKRLKEGKVYPSDKVPQALHSFFKIPNLTALRELSLNFTSKLVDRELSRLEPTKDSKLSDKILVAVSSSPQAANLIRYAKRIAFGLKCPWVAVHVDDGNVLDFQEKDLLKENLGLARELGAEILNFSDGDPVLGIVRAINRTKATHVVIGRSGKSKLSRILKGGSFIDKLSEQPGDFQILLAPTEIAKEKPKLRFGFFTKGTRSKPIQYFLSFLALLGITSFNLLLNIFAGYWSIGLIYLFFIMFVSLFAGRGPVLVTASLSAIFWNFLFIPPKFTFYIEKVEDWMMFGTYFILALVLGILTTRLRDREEALQTGEEALSGLYRLSVALSKTHSLDEIASVAVETIGDTFQSSVLILLSDQDSLLSRIPHPKSGFKPDMKESALAAWTFQNRKPSGKDTDTVPMSKGLYLPLLTPGGCFGVIGLDREHKDSLELEEETLLFSMLNQIALALERIQLLGIRANAKLVEESEKFYSALFNSVSHDFRTPLTVIRASLDLLEISDGKNEKEKSDLFSEIRIAYKKLDRLVGDLLDMSRLESGRLMLDLQWEDPVDLINETARIAEYEKGEHTLSVQSDESMPLVRMDRRLMIQVLIHLLQNAFLHTEKNSTVIVRASVPKDHLLLTVEDNGVGIPPGQEEKIFEKFTKISGSIQGTGLGLSICKGLVEAQGGKIWAENKQEGGARFLIRIPVLTFPPLEDSIV from the coding sequence GTGAGACCTGCAGAAGAAAATAGACCGGATCCGGACGAATTACTTTCTCGGATCGGAGGAGAAGGAGCTAAGACCAGAGGAAAATTAAAAATTTTCTTCGGTATGGCCGCAGGTGTAGGCAAAACTTTCGAAATGCTCCGAGATGCTCAAAAAGCAAAATCGGAAGGAATAGATGTTTGGATCGGTTATTTAGAAACTCATAATAGAAAAGAAACGGAGGCTCAGGCGGAAGGTCTTTCTATAATCCCCAGAAAAAGATCCAAGTACAAGTCTGTTGATTTGGAAGAAATGGATTTAGATACAATTCTAGAAAAAAAACCGGATCTGGTTTTGATAGATGAGCTTGCTCATACGAATGTTCCTGGTTCAAGACATCCTAAAAGATACCAAGACGTTCTGGAAATTTTGGGCCAAGGAATAAACGTTTATTCTACTTTAAATGTGCAACATTTGGAAAGTAGGGCAGGTATAGTGGAGGAAATTTCGGGAGCTCCCGTTTCGGAAAGAGTTCCGGATTCTATTTTAGAAATCGCTGATGAAGTAGAATTGATCGATCTGGTCCCGGATGATCTGATCAAACGTTTGAAAGAAGGTAAGGTTTATCCTTCCGATAAAGTTCCCCAGGCACTTCATTCGTTTTTTAAGATACCGAATTTGACTGCACTTAGGGAACTTTCTCTGAATTTCACTTCTAAACTGGTAGATCGAGAACTTTCTCGTTTGGAGCCGACCAAGGATTCTAAACTATCGGATAAAATTTTAGTGGCAGTATCTTCTTCTCCACAGGCTGCTAATTTGATACGTTATGCAAAACGAATTGCATTTGGATTAAAATGTCCTTGGGTTGCAGTACATGTCGATGACGGAAATGTATTAGATTTTCAGGAGAAGGATCTCCTAAAAGAAAACTTAGGTCTTGCTCGGGAGCTCGGTGCGGAAATACTAAATTTTTCGGATGGAGATCCAGTTCTTGGTATCGTCCGAGCAATCAATCGGACCAAAGCAACTCATGTAGTAATAGGTAGAAGCGGTAAATCCAAACTTTCCAGGATTTTGAAAGGCGGCTCCTTTATAGATAAACTAAGCGAGCAGCCTGGAGATTTTCAGATACTTCTTGCTCCTACTGAAATTGCAAAAGAGAAACCTAAACTTCGATTCGGATTTTTCACCAAAGGAACTAGATCCAAACCTATTCAATATTTTCTATCTTTTCTGGCATTGCTTGGGATCACTTCATTCAATCTTTTATTGAATATTTTTGCAGGTTATTGGTCTATCGGGCTCATATATCTGTTTTTTATAATGTTTGTGTCTTTGTTTGCGGGAAGAGGTCCTGTTTTAGTGACTGCCTCTTTAAGCGCAATCTTTTGGAACTTTCTATTCATCCCTCCTAAATTCACTTTCTATATAGAAAAAGTAGAAGATTGGATGATGTTCGGAACTTATTTTATACTGGCTTTAGTATTAGGAATTCTCACTACAAGATTAAGAGATAGGGAAGAAGCTTTACAAACAGGAGAAGAAGCACTCTCCGGTTTATATAGACTTTCAGTCGCATTGTCTAAGACCCATAGTTTGGACGAAATTGCGTCCGTTGCTGTGGAAACGATAGGTGATACTTTCCAATCTTCCGTTTTGATCCTACTTTCCGATCAGGATTCTTTACTTTCCCGCATTCCTCATCCTAAAAGCGGTTTTAAACCGGACATGAAAGAATCCGCATTGGCAGCTTGGACTTTTCAAAATCGAAAACCTTCCGGAAAAGATACGGATACTGTTCCAATGTCTAAAGGTTTATATCTACCATTACTCACTCCAGGCGGCTGTTTTGGAGTCATTGGATTAGATAGAGAACATAAGGATAGTTTGGAATTGGAAGAAGAAACACTTCTATTTTCCATGCTAAACCAAATCGCCTTGGCTTTGGAAAGAATACAATTATTAGGAATTCGTGCAAACGCAAAGTTAGTGGAGGAATCTGAAAAGTTTTATTCAGCGTTATTCAATTCGGTCAGCCATGATTTTAGGACTCCTTTAACCGTGATTCGTGCTTCTTTGGATCTATTAGAAATAAGTGATGGAAAAAATGAAAAGGAGAAGTCCGACTTATTCTCGGAGATCAGAATTGCATACAAAAAATTGGATCGATTAGTAGGAGACCTTCTGGATATGTCTAGATTGGAATCCGGAAGATTGATGTTGGATCTTCAATGGGAAGATCCTGTCGATCTGATAAATGAAACTGCAAGGATTGCCGAGTATGAAAAAGGAGAGCATACATTATCGGTTCAATCGGATGAAAGTATGCCTTTGGTTCGGATGGACAGAAGATTAATGATCCAAGTGTTGATCCATCTTTTACAGAATGCATTTTTACATACTGAAAAAAATAGCACTGTTATTGTAAGAGCAAGTGTGCCTAAAGATCATCTTCTATTAACTGTAGAGGATAACGGTGTTGGAATTCCTCCGGGACAAGAGGAAAAAATTTTCGAAAAGTTCACTAAAATTTCCGGTTCTATACAAGGAACAGGCCTCGGACTTTCTATCTGTAAAGGGCTAGTAGAAGCCCAAGGTGGAAAGATCTGGGCGGAGAACAAACAAGAAGGTGGAGCCAGGTTTTTGATCCGAATTCCAGTGCTTACTTTTCCTCCTTTGGAGGATTCGATTGTCTAG
- a CDS encoding response regulator, with translation MIIDDEIQIRRLIRVALEKEGYKVEEAISVDDALSKVYMVRPDSIILDLGLPEKGGEEFLKKIRESGSKIPVLVLSVRDSEKDKIFLLDSGADDYLTKPFGVGELLARIRVLLRHSSPEKTDVKVKIGLLELDFGTRKVLKEGKEVRLTPTEYSFLKLLATYPGKIVTQTQILKELWGPNQMAESGYLRVYVNQIRKKIEKDPSNPEILITEPGVGYFLKTDL, from the coding sequence ATGATTATAGACGATGAGATCCAGATCCGTCGATTGATCCGAGTCGCTCTTGAAAAAGAAGGTTATAAAGTAGAAGAAGCGATCTCAGTGGATGATGCATTATCAAAAGTTTATATGGTTCGTCCTGATTCCATTATTTTGGATCTGGGTTTGCCGGAAAAAGGTGGAGAAGAATTCTTAAAAAAGATCAGAGAGTCCGGTTCTAAGATCCCAGTATTGGTTTTAAGTGTTAGAGATTCAGAAAAAGATAAAATCTTTTTGTTAGATAGTGGTGCAGACGATTATCTTACCAAACCTTTCGGAGTGGGAGAGTTACTTGCAAGGATTAGAGTATTATTAAGACACTCTTCTCCTGAAAAAACAGATGTTAAAGTAAAGATCGGGCTTTTGGAATTGGATTTTGGGACCAGGAAAGTTTTGAAAGAAGGTAAAGAAGTCCGTCTGACACCTACCGAGTATTCATTTCTAAAATTATTAGCCACTTACCCGGGAAAAATAGTAACTCAAACCCAAATCTTAAAAGAATTATGGGGTCCGAATCAAATGGCAGAATCAGGTTATTTAAGAGTGTATGTAAACCAGATCCGCAAAAAAATAGAAAAAGACCCGAGTAATCCTGAAATTTTGATCACGGAGCCTGGAGTCGGATACTTTTTAAAAACGGATCTTTAA
- a CDS encoding cation:proton antiporter, translating into MKRNAIFYITLLVFSLVAFLFIAKQGKSLEIGKVAVVEASSSTSVESAEDTIDVWKKAGAKLWKGFHEPLPLLLLQIGVVIAATRVMGKLAVLVRQPFVVGEILAGILLGPSLFGLLFPEQYQFLFPKVSLGSLQLLSQIGLVFFMFVVGMELDLKILRNQADSAILISHASILLPFLLGAILALSIYKTLAPPEVTFLSFSLFMGIGMSITAFPVLARIVQERGLTKTKLGGLALTCAASDDLTAWCLLAVVIALVQAGGLLAALFTIILAIIYVIIMWKIVQPAMHRAGGIFTNREAFTKMAVALFLLFPIASAWITESIGIHALFGAFLAGVVMPDKPKLRTLLAEKVEDLSTAIFLPLFFALTGIRTQIGLLNQGNLWWDFAMVLTVAIVGKFAGSAIAARASGNNWKDSLSLGALMNTRGLMELIVLNIGYDIGVLSAHIFSMMVLMALVTTYMTGPSLNLIERIFSVVKDKREEGILLAFALHSRGVDLLRLASGLFQNGNKTKEVTALHLTPDSWISGKTAQKYEKKSFEPLFKLSKELGIKLNTLYKPSDNVTRDILKTIQSGNYNIFLTGGAKSLFSDDVLGGKIRTLLSESETNAGILVAEKLKELDRFILAVYSDKDVKLLSFALAMAKKIGAKLSIWDPRGKVPQFSQKERNLLKKEKITILKGENPQILSEADLVICDLETWEEETEFRNWELSDGSGLFLVRYKD; encoded by the coding sequence ATGAAACGAAACGCAATTTTCTACATTACCCTATTAGTATTTTCTTTAGTAGCCTTTCTATTCATAGCGAAACAAGGCAAGTCATTAGAAATAGGTAAAGTTGCTGTCGTCGAAGCAAGTTCTTCTACCTCGGTCGAGTCCGCAGAAGATACTATAGACGTTTGGAAAAAAGCCGGGGCAAAACTATGGAAGGGTTTCCATGAGCCTCTTCCTCTCCTATTATTACAGATCGGAGTCGTAATAGCAGCCACTAGAGTAATGGGTAAACTTGCAGTTCTTGTAAGACAACCATTCGTAGTCGGAGAGATACTTGCTGGTATATTATTAGGCCCATCCTTATTCGGATTATTATTCCCGGAACAGTATCAATTCCTATTTCCGAAAGTTTCCTTAGGCTCCTTACAACTATTAAGCCAGATCGGTTTGGTATTCTTCATGTTCGTAGTCGGAATGGAATTGGATCTAAAGATCCTAAGGAACCAAGCAGACTCCGCTATACTGATCTCTCATGCGAGCATTCTTCTTCCTTTCTTACTCGGAGCTATCTTAGCACTTTCTATTTATAAAACATTAGCACCTCCTGAGGTAACATTTCTCTCCTTCTCCTTGTTTATGGGGATAGGTATGAGTATCACTGCCTTTCCCGTGCTTGCCCGGATCGTTCAGGAAAGAGGACTTACCAAAACAAAATTGGGAGGACTTGCACTTACCTGCGCTGCTTCGGACGATTTAACCGCTTGGTGTTTACTTGCGGTAGTGATCGCTCTTGTGCAAGCTGGAGGACTTTTAGCCGCACTCTTCACTATAATCCTTGCGATCATTTACGTTATTATAATGTGGAAGATCGTACAACCTGCGATGCATAGAGCGGGTGGAATTTTCACAAACAGAGAAGCATTCACCAAAATGGCAGTGGCTCTGTTTTTACTTTTTCCGATCGCATCCGCTTGGATTACAGAATCCATCGGAATACACGCATTGTTCGGGGCTTTTTTAGCCGGGGTTGTTATGCCCGACAAACCCAAACTTAGGACACTTCTTGCTGAAAAGGTAGAAGACTTAAGTACAGCAATTTTTCTTCCTTTATTCTTCGCGTTAACCGGAATCAGAACACAGATCGGATTATTGAACCAAGGAAATTTATGGTGGGACTTTGCAATGGTGCTTACAGTCGCCATTGTAGGTAAATTTGCTGGAAGTGCAATCGCAGCAAGGGCCTCCGGAAACAACTGGAAAGATTCCTTATCCTTGGGTGCGCTCATGAACACGAGAGGACTCATGGAATTGATTGTCCTCAATATCGGTTACGATATAGGCGTATTATCTGCTCATATATTCTCTATGATGGTGCTTATGGCATTGGTCACAACTTACATGACCGGTCCAAGTTTGAATTTAATAGAGAGAATTTTCTCGGTTGTCAAAGACAAAAGAGAAGAAGGTATACTACTCGCATTCGCATTACATTCCAGAGGTGTGGATCTACTAAGGTTAGCTTCCGGATTATTCCAAAACGGCAATAAAACAAAAGAAGTAACCGCACTTCACCTCACTCCGGATTCTTGGATCTCGGGCAAAACTGCTCAAAAATACGAGAAAAAAAGTTTCGAACCTTTATTCAAACTTTCTAAAGAACTTGGGATCAAACTGAACACTCTATATAAACCTTCTGATAATGTCACAAGAGATATACTCAAAACAATCCAATCGGGAAATTATAATATATTCCTGACTGGGGGCGCCAAATCACTGTTCAGTGATGATGTATTAGGCGGTAAGATCAGAACCCTTCTCTCCGAATCGGAAACAAACGCGGGTATCTTAGTCGCAGAAAAATTAAAGGAACTAGATCGTTTTATCTTAGCAGTTTACTCTGATAAAGATGTGAAACTATTAAGTTTCGCTTTAGCAATGGCTAAAAAGATAGGAGCCAAACTTTCTATTTGGGATCCAAGAGGAAAAGTACCTCAATTTTCTCAGAAAGAAAGAAATCTTCTTAAAAAAGAAAAGATCACGATCCTAAAGGGAGAGAATCCTCAAATACTCTCCGAAGCGGACCTAGTGATCTGCGATCTAGAAACCTGGGAAGAAGAGACCGAATTTAGGAATTGGGAACTTTCAGACGGCTCAGGGCTTTTCTTAGTACGTTATAAAGATTAA
- a CDS encoding penicillin-binding transpeptidase domain-containing protein has protein sequence MRRIFRFSFVALLLSCSVKTGRESLAIQKEELNLSDRKVCLFLAEMEEGTLLKVGEDNCKKSSPSMYVFQPVLALAALELGTLKDPHGYFPWDKTKFPYIRWQKEQNLRSSLESSTVWYFQKIWTDTGTTKLKTWLSSVGLPISVPFEPSRSFWMDGGYSWTAEEFYLFLWKLFNGELEVRKKNLNSVLEGLERNPGEIKNPTGTHRLDGNFGNYSGFYSDSATGYAQGRSVSWYWFFWKGPKRSYLFLSRIESESETFSPLEAAKFGMEYLKEKGFWEKYFSSSN, from the coding sequence ATGAGGCGAATATTCCGTTTTTCTTTTGTGGCCCTTCTTCTCTCCTGCTCGGTAAAAACAGGAAGAGAATCGTTGGCCATCCAAAAAGAAGAACTCAATCTCTCCGACAGAAAAGTCTGCTTATTCCTAGCTGAAATGGAAGAAGGTACACTTTTGAAAGTGGGAGAAGATAACTGTAAAAAAAGCTCCCCTTCTATGTATGTATTCCAACCTGTGCTTGCTCTCGCGGCATTGGAACTGGGAACATTAAAAGATCCTCATGGATATTTTCCTTGGGACAAAACCAAATTTCCATATATCAGATGGCAGAAGGAACAGAATCTGAGGTCTTCTTTAGAAAGTTCCACAGTTTGGTACTTTCAAAAAATTTGGACGGATACCGGCACTACTAAACTTAAGACATGGTTGTCTTCTGTCGGACTTCCTATATCCGTTCCATTCGAACCTTCTAGATCCTTTTGGATGGATGGCGGATATTCTTGGACAGCAGAAGAATTCTATTTATTCTTATGGAAACTATTCAACGGGGAGTTAGAGGTCAGAAAGAAGAACCTAAACTCGGTATTAGAAGGGCTGGAAAGAAATCCGGGAGAGATCAAAAATCCAACAGGTACTCATAGATTAGATGGTAACTTCGGGAACTACTCCGGTTTTTATTCTGATTCTGCAACCGGGTATGCCCAAGGAAGATCAGTCTCTTGGTATTGGTTCTTTTGGAAGGGCCCAAAAAGATCTTATCTATTCTTATCCAGGATCGAGAGTGAATCCGAAACCTTCTCTCCCTTAGAGGCTGCAAAGTTCGGCATGGAATATCTAAAAGAAAAAGGGTTTTGGGAAAAATATTTCTCTTCTTCAAACTAA